A region of the Streptomyces durocortorensis genome:
GGAACTCGACATCAACCTCGTCACCGGAACACCGCGCGCCCTGCCCCAGCTCCGGCACGTCCAGAGCAACGCCTTCGGTTTCGGCGGCAACAACGCCATCGCCATCTTCCGGAGCGCCGAGTGAGCGCCGCTCCCACCCCCGGGACGGCGGACACCTCTCCGGGGCTGCCCGCCGTCCCGCAGGACGCGTTCTTCCCGCTGCGCCTGACGTACGACGGCCCGCTCGCCGTGCTCACCATGGACAGCCCGCCGGCGAACACCTTCGACGCGGCGATGTGGCGGGGCTGGGCGCAGGCGATGCGATGGCTGACGGAGCATCCGCCGCGCGCCCTGCTCGTGCGGGCCGGCGGACGCATCGTCAGCGCGGGCGTCGACGTCCAGGTCTTCGCGGACCTGGACCCGGACACCGCCGAGGAGTTCTGGCACGGTCAACTGCGCATCACCCAGGCCCTGGAGAAGCTGCCGTGTCCCACGGTGTTCGCAGCGCACTCCCTGACCCTGACAGCCGCCTTCGAACTCGCCCTCGCGTGCGACCTGATCGTGGCCACCGCCTCCGCGCGGTTCGGCCTCGTCGAGCGCAAGGTCGGCTTCACCCCGTCCATGGGCGGCACCCAGCGCCTGGCCGAACGCGCCGGTCCCGGTCGGGCCCGGGAACTCGTCATGACCGGCGACCTGTACCGCGGCGCCACCCTGGCGGACTGGGGCGTGGTGAACGCGCTGTTCAAGCCGGCCACCTTCCACGCTGACGCGCACGCGTACGCCCTGCGGCTGGCCAACGGCCCCACCGTGGCCCACAGCGCGACGAAGCAGGTCGTCCGCGCCTACCTCGACGGCGGTGTCGAGGCCGCGGACGGCCTCCTGCCCGCGGTGGCGGGACGGGTCGCGCGTTCCTCGGACCACGCCCGCGCGGTCGCCGCCTTCCTCGCCGACGGCCCGGAACACGCCACGACCTACGCGGGGGAGTGACGCATGCGGTCGCCGACCGCCCCCTACTGCCGGTCGGTCTGAGCGCGGAGGCGTCCGCCCCGTGTCTCAGGAGGCGGCGCGCCTGGCCAGACCGAGCGCGTACTCCGGCCACCAGTCGCCGGCCGGCGGGCCGCCCCGGCAGGTGCCGTCGGACTCGCCCGGCCGCTTGATCCACAGGTAGGCGTCGAGCCGGTCGTCGCCGGTGTCGGTGGTCGGCGGAGTGCCGAGCCCCCGGCCGGGCGGGTTGCACCAGGCCTCGGCGCGGCCCCCGGGCAGGGGGCCGTGGCCGTTGCGGCTGGTGTCGATCACGTAGTGCGCGCCGCCGACGGAGTCGGAGAGCAGCCGGGCGTACTTCTTGACGCGCCCGTTGGACTGGAAGTTGGAGACGTTCAGCGAGAAGCCGTCGGCGCGCTCGATCCCCGCCTGCTGGAGCGGCACGGCGATCTTGGACGGTTCCTCGATCCAGTCGGGGTTGCCCGCGTCCAGGTAGACCTTGGTGTTCGGCTGCGCCTTGAGCGTGTCCACCGCCTCGGAGAGCAGCTGGTAGCGCTCGGCGTGGTGCTCGGGCGGGGTGCAGCCGTCCGCGATGTGGGGGAGGGCGTCCGGCTCCAGGATCACGGTCGCCGGGGCGTCCCCTACGGCGGCGGCGAACTCCCCGATCCAGGCCCGGTAGGCGTCCGCGTCCTGCGCGCCGCCCGCGGAGTAGAGCCCGCAGTCCCGGTGCGGGATGTTGTACGCGACGAGCAGGATCGTCTTCCTGGTGCGGGAGGCCGCTTTCGCGGCGGCCCGGATCTGCGGGGCCGGGTCGTCCCACGCGGGCCAGTCGGCCACCGGCCGCCCGGAGATCCGCCGCAGGACCTTCGCGTCGGCCACGCGCCCCTCTTTCTCCCAGGTGCGGACCTGGCGGGCGGCGTCGCTGTTCGGGTCGACCCAGTACGGGGACGCGGCGCTCGGTGCGGGCTCGCCCCGGACGAGCTCGTCCGCCTCCTCGGCGGTGCGGGTGACGCGCGGCTCCGGTGTGGCACAGCCCGCGGCGAGGGCGGTCGCCAGGGCGAGGGCGGTCACGACGGGGAAAGTACGGAGAAGCGTGCGCGGGAGGGCGCGGGGGAAGGCACGGGGGACGACTCTGCGGCCGGACATCCAGACCCCTCGGACGGCGGTGGCTCACGGCAGGGAAACGTGAGTAATCGTGACATAACGGTCACCGAGAGTGGCGGTGCGACACCATCCGCAACAGGGCGCCGCTCAGGTGGAGGCCGCCAGTGTGATCCCCAGCGGTGTGCGCTCGTACAGCACCTGGTGCCCGTAGCGCCGCGAGGTCAGCAGCCCCGCCCCGCGCAGCACCGACAGATGCGCCGACACGGAGGAGGGGGCGAGGCCGAGCCGGTGGGCCAGAGCGCTCGTGCCCGCCGGTTCGTCCAACGCGCACAGCACGTCCGCCCGGGCCCGGCCCAGCAGCCGGGCCAGGGTCTGCGGGGTCCGCTCGCCGGACTCGCTCCACAGCCCGCCGATCCCGCGCGCCGGGTAGACCACCGCGGGCTGCCACGGCTCCTCGAAGCCGCCCACCACGTCCGGCCAGACGAACACGCTCGGCATCAGCACCAGCCCCTGCCCGCCGAGCACCCGTTCGTGGTCGCCCCGCGTCCCGGTCACGGTCAGCGTGGAGCCGCGCCACCCCAGCTGCGGGCTCACCTCGCCCAGCAGCCGTTCGAAGCCGCTCTCCGCGAGCCGCCGGGAGTGGTAGGCGATGTCGGCCTCCAGCAGCGCCCGCAGCCGCGGCCAGTGCGGGGCGATCAGCACCTGCCAGGCCCGCTCCAGCAGATCGGCCAGCTGCTGTACGGCCCCGGCGGGGTCCTCCAGCATCCGCCGACCGGCCGCCGACTCCTGAAGGCCGGGCCGCTCCGCGAGAGCCGGCGCCAGATCGGCCCGCGCCACCTCGGGATCGACCGCCCGCACGCCCGCGATCTCCTCCTCGAAGGTGGCCAGCGGGCCCAGCGGGGGTGGGCAGAGGAAGTCCGGGTTGTGGCCGCCCTCCGGCATGATCAGCCACAGCGGTCCGAGGTCCAGGTCCGAGGCGGCCGCGCGGATCTCCCGGAGCCAGGGCAGGTGGTAGCCGTGCCGTTGCGGGCGGGCCAGGGTGCGCACGGCCTCCTGCGTCTCCCAGAGCGGGGAGAGCGCGAACCGGCAGCGCAGCAGATCACGCTCGCCGAAGTGCAGCTGGAACGGCACGCTTCCCCTCCCGTGACCGGCCGCGAAGATTCGTCCCCGGCCGAAAGTCTACGGCGGCGGGCCGCCCGGCCCCAGGCTCTCCCCATGTCCCAGGTGTCCTCCTCCGCCCCGCCCGCAGACTCCACCCCGCCCGCCGGCTACCGGGCCGTGTTCGCCGTCCCGGAGTTCCGCGCCGTCTTCGCCGCCCACCTGCTCTCCCTCCTCGGTGTCGTCGTCAGCGAACTCGCCCTCACCGTGCTCGTCTACGAGCTCACCGGCTCCCCGCTGCTCAGCGCCCTGACGTTCGCACTGGGCCTGCTCCCGTACGTGATCGGCGGGACCCTGTTCGCCGGGGTCGCCGACCGCTACCCGGCCCGCCGGGTCCTGGTCGTCTGCGATCTGGTCTGCGCGGCCTGCGTCGCCGTGATGCTGGTGCCCGCCACCCCGGTCGCCGGACTCCTCGCCCTGCGCTGCCTGGTCGCCGCCGTCGCGCCCGTCTTCACCGGGACCCGGATGGCCGCCCTCACCGACATCCTGGGCGAGGGCGACCTCTACGTACTCGGCCGTTCCCTCCTGCGGATCGTCTCGCAGAGCGCGATGCTCATCGGCTTCGGCGCGGGCGGCGTGCTGCTCACCGTGCTCTCCCCGCGCGGGGCGATCACCGTCACCGTGGTCACCTTCCTCTGCTCGGCCGCCCTGCTCCGCTTCGGCACCCGCGACCGCCCCGCCCGGACCGGCGACGGCGGTGGCACCCTGCTCAGGGAGTCGCTGGCCGGGGCCCGCCTGGTGCTGGGCGACCGCCGCGTCCGGGCGCTGCTGCTGCTGTTCTGGCTGCCCGCGATGTTCGTGGTGGCCCCGGAGGCGCTCGCCGCCCCGTACGCCGACGCGATCGGGGCCTCGCCCGCCGCCCTGGGGCTGCTGCTCTGCGCGATGGCCCTCGGGCACATCGGGGCCGAGCTGTTCGTCGGGTCCGCGCTCGGCCCCCGTACCCGCTCCCGGATTGTGCTGCCGGTCGCCGCCCTCGGTCTGCTGCCGCTCCTCGTGTACGCGGTCCGCCCCGGGCTGCCGCTCGCGCTCGCCGCCCTGGCGCTGGCCGGAATGGGCGCGGCCTACGTCATCGGACTCGACCAGTGGTTCGTGGACGCCGTCCCGCAGGAGCTGCGCGGCCGGGCCATGACGCTGCTCACCGCCGGGCTGATGACCGTCCAGGGCCTCGGGATGGCGCTGGCGGGGCTCGCGGCGGAGTTCTTCCCCGTGCACCAGGTGGTCGCGGCATCCGGAGCCGTCGGTACCGTCTGCACGCTCCTCCTCGTGGCCGAGGTCCGCAGGACAGCTCCCGCACGTATGTCCGATACCGATGGGCGAGACGGGGCTGACCGCCATATGACCAGTCGGTAAGGTCGGTGCCGTGCCGAAGCCGCTCAGCCTTCCCTTCGATCCCATCGCCCGCGCCGAGGAACTCTGGCGGCAGCGCTGGGGACCCGTGCCCTCGATGGGGGCGATCACCTCGATTATGCGGGCCCAGCAGATCCTGCTCGCCGAGGTCGACGCCGTCGTCAAGCCGTACGGGCTGACCTTCGCCCGGTACGAGGCGCTGGTGCTGCTCACCTTCTCCAAGGCGGGCGAGCTGCCGATGTCGAAGATCGGGGAGCGGCTGATGGTGCACCCCACGTCGGTGACCAACACCGTGGACCGGCTGGTGAAGTCCGGTCTGGTCGGCAAGCGCCCGAACCCCAACGACGGCCGCGGCACGCTCGCCTCCATCACCGACAAGGGCCGCGAAGTCGTCGAGGCGGCCACCCGGGACCTGGTCGCCATCGACTTCGGGCTCGGCGTGTACGACTCCGAGGAGTGCGCCGAGATCTTCGCCATGCTGCGGCCGCTGCGGGTGGCGGCCCAGGACTTCGAGGAGAAGTGAGCGCGGCCCCCGGCGAGGCGGGGGCCGCGCGAAGATCGCCCCGGCCGCCCGGCTACGCTCGTCGGCATGAAACAGAACGTGCTCACCCGCTACCGGGTGATGGCCTACGCCACCGCCATCTGGCTGCTCGTGTTCACTGCGGCGATCATCGCGAAGCGCGGGTTCGGGATCGGCGACACCGTGCTGATCTCCCAGGTCCACGGCGTGCTGTTCATCGTCTACGTCGTCTTCGCCTTCGATCTCGGCTCCAAGGCGAAGTGGCCGTTCGGCAAGCTCCTGTGGGTGCTGGCGGCGGGCTGCATCCCCTTCGCCTCCTTCTTCGTCGAGCCGAAGATCAGCCGTGAGGCCCAGGAGCTGGTCACCAAGCCCGCCCCGGCGGCCGCGAAAGCCTGACCGAACCGCTCTGCGGCTCGACCCCGACCGCCCCGCGCGAAAGCGCCGGGCGGTTTGCCATCGACATTTACTAGGACGTCCTAGTAAATTCGAAACATGGACGCTGACGCGATCGAGGAAGGCCGCCTCCGCTGGCAGGCCCGCTACGACAAGGCCCGCAAGCGTGACGCGGACTTCACCACGCTCTCGGGGGACCCGGTGGAGCCCGCGTACGGGCCCCGCCCCGGCGACTCGTACGAGGGATTCGAGCGGATCGGCTGGCCGGGGGAGTACCCCTTCACCCGGGGCCTGCACGCCACCGGCTACCGGGGCCGCACCTGGACCATCCGCCAGTTCGCGGGGTTCGGCAACGCCGAGCAGACCAACGAGCGCTACAAGATGATCCTGGCCGCGGGCGGCGGCGGGCTCAGCGTCGCCTTCGACATGCCGACGCTCATGGGCCGCGACTCCGACGATCCGCGCTCGCTCGGCGAGGTCGGCCACTGCGGGGTCGCCATCGACTCCGCCGCCGACATGGAGATCCTGTTCGGTGACATCCCCCTCGGTGACGTGACCACCTCCATGACGATCAGCGGCCCCGCCGTCCCCGTCTTCTGCATGTACCTGGTCGCGGCCGAGCGCCAGGGCATCGACCCCGGGGTGCTCAACGGCACGCTCCAGACGGACATCTTCAAGGAGTACATCGCGCAGAAGGAGTGGCTCTTCCAGCCCGAGCCCCATCTGCGCCTCATCGGCGACCTGATGGAGCACTGCGCCCGCGACATCCCCGCCTACAAGCCGCTCTCCGTCTCCGGCTACCACATCCGCGAAGCCGGGGCGACGGCCGCGCAGGAGCTGGCGTACACCCTGGCCGACGGCTTCGGCTACGTGGAGCTGGGCCTCTCCCGGGGCCTGGACGTCGACACCTTCGCCCCCGGGCTCTCCTTCTTCTTCGACGCGCACCTCGACTTCTTCGAGGAGATCGCCAAGTTCCGCGCCGCCCGCCGCATCTGGGCCCGCTGGATGAAGGAGACGTACGGCGCCAGGACCGACAAGGCGCAGTGGCTGCGCTTCCACACCCAGACCGCCGGGGTCTCCCTCACCGCGCAGCAGCCGTACAACAACGTCGTCCGCACAGCGGTGGAGGCTCTCTCCGCCGTCCTCGGCGGCACGAACTCGCTCCACACCAACGCCCTCGACGAGACGCTCGCCCTGCCCTCCGAGCAGGCCGCCGAGATCGCCCTGCGCACCCAGCAGGTGCTCATGGAGGAGACCGGCGTCGCCAATGTGGCCGACCCGCTGGGCGGCTCCTGGTACGTGGAGCAGCTCACCGACCGGATCGAGGCCGAGGCCGAGAAGATCTTCGACCAGATCAAGGAACGCGGCACCCGGGCCCATCCCGACGGGCAGCACCCCATCGGGCCGATGACCTCCGGCATCCTGCGCGGCATCGAGGACGGCTGGTTCACCGGCGAGATCGCGGAGTCCGCCTTCCGCTACCAGCAGGCCCTGGAGAAGGGCGACAAGCGGGTCGTCGGCGTCAACGTCCACCACGGCTCGGTCACCGGCGACCTGGAGATCCTCCGGGTCAGCCACGAGGTCGAGCGCGACCAGGTCAGCCAGCTCGCCGACCGCAAGGCCGCCCGCGACGACGCGAAGGTCACCGCCGCCCTGGACGCGATGCTGGCCGCCGCCCGCGACGGCTCGAACATGATCGCGCCGATGCTGGACGCGGTACGGGCCGAGGCCACGCTCGGCGAGATCTGCGGGGTGCTGCGCGAGGAGTGGGGCACGTACACGGAGCCGCCGGGCTTCTGAGAGCGGTGGGGAGGGCCTCAGCCCTTGCCGGTCATGGGCCCTCCCCCCCGGAACGTCAGCACGAACAGCGCACCGCCGCCCGGCGCCGCCCGTACCGTCAGCTCCGCCCCGTGCGCGCGGGCGATCTGCCGGGCCATCGCCAGCCCCAGCCCGGAGCCGGGCAGGGCGCGCGCCGCCTCGGCCCGGTAGAAGCGGTCGAAGACGTACGGGAGGTCCTCGGCCGCGATCCCCGGGCCGTGGTCCCGGACGGTCAGCTCAAGGCCGCCCCCGTACGAGGCGAGCCCCACCTCCACCGGCGCGTCCGGCGGGCTGAACTTGGCCGCGTTGTCCAGCAGGTTCGTCAGCAGCCGGGCCAGCCGCGCCGGGACCCCGGGCCGCGTCGCCTCCGCCGCCCCCGGCCCGATGTCCAGCGAGAACCGGACGCGCGGCCAGTGCGTACGGGCCGTGGCCACCGCGTGCTCCGCCAGCTCCGCGATCCGTACCTCCTCCAGCAGCGGCAGCGGCTCCTCGTCCCGGGCCAGCTCGATCAGGTCGTTCACCAGCCCGGTCACCTCCCGGATCTGCCGCCCCAGCGCCCCCGACGCCCGCTCCCGCTGCGCGGGCGTCAGCCGGTCCGCGCGGGCCAGCAGCTCCGCGTTGGTGCGCAGCGCGGTCAGCGGGGTCCGCAGCTCGTGCGAGGCGTCCGCGACCAGCCGGCGCTGGGAGCTCACCGACTGCTCCAGCTCCCCGAGCATGGTGTTGAAGCTGGCGGCCAGGCGCGTCACCTCGTCCTGCCGCCCGGGCGGGCCCGGCGGCAGCTCGATGCGGTGGCGCGGGTCCCGGGTCGCCGCGATCCGCTCGGCGGTCGAGGTCAGTCGGGCCACCGGGGCCAGACCGGTGCGCGAGACCGCGTACCCGAGCAGCCCAGCCAGCAGGACGCCCGCCCCGCCGACCGCCGCGAGCAGCACGGCCGCCTGCCGCACACCCCGCTCCACCGGGTCCGCGCGCAGCGCCACCTGAAGCGCCCGCCCGTCCCCGAACGGGGTCGTCAGCATCCGCAGCGGCTGCCCGAAGCGGGTGGCATTGCTGAAGTACGGGGCCCGCGTCCCCGCCGCCACCTCCCGTACGGGGGTGGAGACGGGCAGCAGATAGGCGGCCTCCGGGTCCGATGCCGGGTCGGCCGGGACCACCTGCGCGCAGGCCGGGGCGGAGAGGAAGCGGCACTCGCCCGCCACGATCTGCGGGCCCTGGCCCCGGTTCTCCTGGATCACCCGGGTCGCGGACTGGGTGAGCGACAGGTCCAGCTGATGCAGGAGCTCGTAGCGGATCACGAAGAACGCCGCCGCGCACACCCCTACGGCGACCAGCGCCACCGCCGCCGAGGCCGCGAGCGCCAGGCGCGTACGCAGCGGCCGCCTGCGCCGCCAGCGGGCGCCCAGCCGCCGCACCCCGCTCACGCCACGTCCAGCCGGTAGCCGAGCCCGTGCACGGTGTGGACGAGGCGCGGTTCGCCGCCCGCCTCCAGCTTGCGGCGCAGATAACCCACGTACACCGCGAGCGAGTTGGAGTCCGGGCCGAAGTCCTGGCCCCAGACCCGCTCCAGGATCACCTCGCGCGGCAGCACCTGGCCCGGGTGCCGGAGCAGCAGCTCCAGCAGGGCGGCTTCGGTGCGCGAGAACTCCACCGGGCGGCCGCCGCGACGCCCGGTCCGGGCCACCGGGTCCAGCGTCAGATCCGCGAAGGACAGATCCCCGTCCGGGGCGGGCGGCGCGGCCCGCCGCAGCAACGCCCTTACCCGCGCCACCAGTTCGTCCAGCGCGAACGGCTTCACCAGATAGTCGTCGGCCCCCGC
Encoded here:
- a CDS encoding enoyl-CoA hydratase/isomerase family protein codes for the protein MSAAPTPGTADTSPGLPAVPQDAFFPLRLTYDGPLAVLTMDSPPANTFDAAMWRGWAQAMRWLTEHPPRALLVRAGGRIVSAGVDVQVFADLDPDTAEEFWHGQLRITQALEKLPCPTVFAAHSLTLTAAFELALACDLIVATASARFGLVERKVGFTPSMGGTQRLAERAGPGRARELVMTGDLYRGATLADWGVVNALFKPATFHADAHAYALRLANGPTVAHSATKQVVRAYLDGGVEAADGLLPAVAGRVARSSDHARAVAAFLADGPEHATTYAGE
- a CDS encoding glycoside hydrolase family 6 protein, which translates into the protein MSGRRVVPRAFPRALPRTLLRTFPVVTALALATALAAGCATPEPRVTRTAEEADELVRGEPAPSAASPYWVDPNSDAARQVRTWEKEGRVADAKVLRRISGRPVADWPAWDDPAPQIRAAAKAASRTRKTILLVAYNIPHRDCGLYSAGGAQDADAYRAWIGEFAAAVGDAPATVILEPDALPHIADGCTPPEHHAERYQLLSEAVDTLKAQPNTKVYLDAGNPDWIEEPSKIAVPLQQAGIERADGFSLNVSNFQSNGRVKKYARLLSDSVGGAHYVIDTSRNGHGPLPGGRAEAWCNPPGRGLGTPPTTDTGDDRLDAYLWIKRPGESDGTCRGGPPAGDWWPEYALGLARRAAS
- a CDS encoding ArsR/SmtB family transcription factor translates to MPFQLHFGERDLLRCRFALSPLWETQEAVRTLARPQRHGYHLPWLREIRAAASDLDLGPLWLIMPEGGHNPDFLCPPPLGPLATFEEEIAGVRAVDPEVARADLAPALAERPGLQESAAGRRMLEDPAGAVQQLADLLERAWQVLIAPHWPRLRALLEADIAYHSRRLAESGFERLLGEVSPQLGWRGSTLTVTGTRGDHERVLGGQGLVLMPSVFVWPDVVGGFEEPWQPAVVYPARGIGGLWSESGERTPQTLARLLGRARADVLCALDEPAGTSALAHRLGLAPSSVSAHLSVLRGAGLLTSRRYGHQVLYERTPLGITLAAST
- a CDS encoding MFS transporter — its product is MSQVSSSAPPADSTPPAGYRAVFAVPEFRAVFAAHLLSLLGVVVSELALTVLVYELTGSPLLSALTFALGLLPYVIGGTLFAGVADRYPARRVLVVCDLVCAACVAVMLVPATPVAGLLALRCLVAAVAPVFTGTRMAALTDILGEGDLYVLGRSLLRIVSQSAMLIGFGAGGVLLTVLSPRGAITVTVVTFLCSAALLRFGTRDRPARTGDGGGTLLRESLAGARLVLGDRRVRALLLLFWLPAMFVVAPEALAAPYADAIGASPAALGLLLCAMALGHIGAELFVGSALGPRTRSRIVLPVAALGLLPLLVYAVRPGLPLALAALALAGMGAAYVIGLDQWFVDAVPQELRGRAMTLLTAGLMTVQGLGMALAGLAAEFFPVHQVVAASGAVGTVCTLLLVAEVRRTAPARMSDTDGRDGADRHMTSR
- a CDS encoding MarR family winged helix-turn-helix transcriptional regulator; protein product: MPKPLSLPFDPIARAEELWRQRWGPVPSMGAITSIMRAQQILLAEVDAVVKPYGLTFARYEALVLLTFSKAGELPMSKIGERLMVHPTSVTNTVDRLVKSGLVGKRPNPNDGRGTLASITDKGREVVEAATRDLVAIDFGLGVYDSEECAEIFAMLRPLRVAAQDFEEK
- a CDS encoding DUF3817 domain-containing protein, which encodes MKQNVLTRYRVMAYATAIWLLVFTAAIIAKRGFGIGDTVLISQVHGVLFIVYVVFAFDLGSKAKWPFGKLLWVLAAGCIPFASFFVEPKISREAQELVTKPAPAAAKA
- a CDS encoding acyl-CoA mutase large subunit family protein, with amino-acid sequence MDADAIEEGRLRWQARYDKARKRDADFTTLSGDPVEPAYGPRPGDSYEGFERIGWPGEYPFTRGLHATGYRGRTWTIRQFAGFGNAEQTNERYKMILAAGGGGLSVAFDMPTLMGRDSDDPRSLGEVGHCGVAIDSAADMEILFGDIPLGDVTTSMTISGPAVPVFCMYLVAAERQGIDPGVLNGTLQTDIFKEYIAQKEWLFQPEPHLRLIGDLMEHCARDIPAYKPLSVSGYHIREAGATAAQELAYTLADGFGYVELGLSRGLDVDTFAPGLSFFFDAHLDFFEEIAKFRAARRIWARWMKETYGARTDKAQWLRFHTQTAGVSLTAQQPYNNVVRTAVEALSAVLGGTNSLHTNALDETLALPSEQAAEIALRTQQVLMEETGVANVADPLGGSWYVEQLTDRIEAEAEKIFDQIKERGTRAHPDGQHPIGPMTSGILRGIEDGWFTGEIAESAFRYQQALEKGDKRVVGVNVHHGSVTGDLEILRVSHEVERDQVSQLADRKAARDDAKVTAALDAMLAAARDGSNMIAPMLDAVRAEATLGEICGVLREEWGTYTEPPGF
- a CDS encoding sensor histidine kinase → MSGVRRLGARWRRRRPLRTRLALAASAAVALVAVGVCAAAFFVIRYELLHQLDLSLTQSATRVIQENRGQGPQIVAGECRFLSAPACAQVVPADPASDPEAAYLLPVSTPVREVAAGTRAPYFSNATRFGQPLRMLTTPFGDGRALQVALRADPVERGVRQAAVLLAAVGGAGVLLAGLLGYAVSRTGLAPVARLTSTAERIAATRDPRHRIELPPGPPGRQDEVTRLAASFNTMLGELEQSVSSQRRLVADASHELRTPLTALRTNAELLARADRLTPAQRERASGALGRQIREVTGLVNDLIELARDEEPLPLLEEVRIAELAEHAVATARTHWPRVRFSLDIGPGAAEATRPGVPARLARLLTNLLDNAAKFSPPDAPVEVGLASYGGGLELTVRDHGPGIAAEDLPYVFDRFYRAEAARALPGSGLGLAMARQIARAHGAELTVRAAPGGGALFVLTFRGGGPMTGKG
- a CDS encoding response regulator transcription factor; amino-acid sequence: MNGMSGTRSTSRILVAEDEPEVRAAVEDGLRIEGYEVRGVGDGLAALSAVAAWQPDALVLDVMMPVLDGLAVCRRLRAMEDRTPVLVLTALSSVAERVDGLEAGADDYLVKPFALDELVARVRALLRRAAPPAPDGDLSFADLTLDPVARTGRRGGRPVEFSRTEAALLELLLRHPGQVLPREVILERVWGQDFGPDSNSLAVYVGYLRRKLEAGGEPRLVHTVHGLGYRLDVA